In Methanosarcina siciliae T4/M, one genomic interval encodes:
- a CDS encoding RNA ligase partner protein, with the protein MLKQRFVLDTTALTDLQTREVMGYTSLCEGMKAILDLIADARLQFGISCYVPYPSVYKEMYEFASRNGCDREVTAKIDTWLVKKAPDRYRVDVTSQIFHEYVSYMRERINRGMGVAEDAIWEAATECLFMENPQNKKKEYREKVEREVIGGIIGKFRNKYRAALRYGILDSAPDIDVLILAKELDAAVVASDYGIEKWAEQLGVRFVPANTFPMMIKEYLKHTPEGEKEKGDGDKKKKSHSEEAEFI; encoded by the coding sequence ATGCTCAAGCAGAGATTCGTGCTGGATACCACAGCACTAACGGACCTACAGACACGAGAGGTTATGGGTTATACATCCCTTTGCGAGGGGATGAAAGCGATACTTGACCTTATAGCCGACGCTCGCCTGCAGTTCGGGATCAGTTGTTATGTTCCCTATCCATCGGTATATAAGGAGATGTACGAATTTGCAAGCCGTAACGGCTGTGACAGAGAGGTTACGGCAAAGATTGATACCTGGCTTGTGAAAAAAGCTCCTGACCGTTATAGAGTTGATGTAACCTCACAGATCTTCCACGAATATGTCTCCTACATGAGGGAAAGAATTAACCGGGGGATGGGGGTTGCAGAAGATGCAATATGGGAGGCAGCAACAGAATGCCTTTTCATGGAAAATCCTCAAAACAAGAAAAAGGAATACAGGGAAAAGGTAGAAAGGGAAGTTATCGGCGGGATAATAGGCAAATTCAGGAATAAGTACAGGGCAGCTCTCAGGTATGGAATCCTTGACAGCGCTCCTGATATTGATGTCCTGATCCTTGCCAAAGAACTTGATGCAGCTGTCGTTGCAAGCGACTACGGAATCGAAAAATGGGCAGAGCAGCTTGGGGTTCGTTTCGTGCCTGCAAACACCTTTCCAATGATGATTAAAGAGTACCTGAAGCATACTCCGGAAGGGGAAAAGGAAAAGGGGGACGGAGATAAAAAGAAAAAAAGCCATTCAGAGGAAGCAGAATTTATCTAA